In one window of Megalopta genalis isolate 19385.01 chromosome 4, iyMegGena1_principal, whole genome shotgun sequence DNA:
- the Pif1 gene encoding pif1 DNA helicase, which yields MDQDNCSVTCSVTIERTNSQGSLLKKVNHRSATLRLIRNNFREMLIDVQAEKGNTTARLPLKSISVFNKFMTEGKASIKFKEDNCTMFLSNAPTAQLITFLKTIYVKITNQSEKETVKNPLKERLLSNKPNGGVQDVSPATSAEVNRAKEKAIGVSRATITTPSPSNVRKRRRTDENAPKLAQAKKLYENPTTGTITQEQGRILDAVLAGKNIFFTGSAGTGKSFLLKKIIAILPPDVTMATASTGVAACHIGGITLHQFAGIGLGTANLDRCYQMAAKNCVGSWRKTKHLIIDEISMVHADYFDKIEAVARFIRRNERPFGGMQLILCGDFFQLPPIGPREKQVKFCFQSSAWERCVHFNYELKTVHRQSEPEFVNILNSIRIGRVTDSMAETLKATAKQKIEANGILATRLCSHVKEAEEINEFQLNRLKGESKTYVAQDSDPSMTQTLDKQLTIPGKLVLKVGAQVMLLKNINVSGGLVNGARGVVVNFQNGAPVVQFKSGSPYHVKLQIWNLKTTSGSIVQRKQIPLNLAWAFSIHKSQGLTLDCVEMCLARVFDAGQSYVALSRAQSLQSLRILEFNSQQVWADSDVLVFYKRFRRNLQEMEMIPLGKKQKIW from the coding sequence ATGGATCAAGATAATTGTTCGGTGACGTGCTCGGTGACAATAGAGCGGACCAACTCGCAGGGTTCTTTGCTGAAGAAAGTGAATCATCGATCGGCGACTCTACGCTTGATCCGAAACAATTTTCGCGAGATGCTGATCGACGTGCAAGCGGAAAAGGGAAACACGACGGCGAGGCTGCCGCTGAAATCCATCTctgtttttaataaatttatgaCCGAAGGGAAAGCTTCGATCAAATTCAAAGAGGACAACTGCACCATGTTTTTATCGAACGCGCCTACGGCGCAGTTGATCACGTTTCTGAAAACGATCTACGTGAAGATCACGAACCAGTCGGAAAAAGAAACGGTGAAAAATCCGTTGAAGGAGAGATTGCTTTCTAACAAACCGAACGGAGGCGTTCAGGACGTCAGCCCTGCGACGTCCGCCGAAGTGAACAGGGCCAAAGAGAAGGCCATCGGCGTGTCGCGAGCGACGATCACCACCCCGTCGCCCAGCAACGTGAGGAAGAGGAGACGCACCGATGAAAATGCCCCGAAACTCGCCCAGGCGAAAAAGCTCTACGAGAATCCAACGACCGGCACGATCACGCAAGAACAGGGCAGAATTTTGGACGCGGTGCTCGCtggtaaaaatatatttttcaccgGCAGCGCGGGAACCGGAAAGTCGTTTCTCTTGAAGAAAATTATAGCGATCCTGCCACCGGACGTTACGATGGCCACGGCGAGTACCGGAGTCGCTGCTTGCCACATCGGTGGAATTACTTTGCATCAATTCGCCGGGATTGGTCTGGGCACCGCGAATTTGGACAGATGTTACCAGATGGCTGCCAAAAATTGCGTTGGTTCATGGAGGAAAACCAAGCATTTAATCATCGACGAGATCTCTATGGTGCACGCGGATTATTTTGATAAGATAGAGGCTGTTGCTAGGTTCATTCGAAGAAACGAACGGCCATTCGGCGGAATGCAATTAATTTTGTGCGGGGACTTCTTCCAGTTGCCGCCTATCGGCCCGAGGGAGAAGCAAGTCAAGTTTTGCTTTCAAAGTAGCGCGTGGGAAAGATGTGTGCACTTCAATTACGAATTGAAAACCGTCCATAGACAAAGCGAACCCGAGTTTGTCAATATTTTGAATAGCATAAGAATAGGTAGAGTGACGGACAGCATGGCAGAAACCCTTAAAGCGACAGCTAAACAAAAGATAGAGGCCAACGGAATTTTGGCAACCAGACTATGTTCTCATGTGAAGGAAGCGGAAGAAATTAACGAATTCCAATTAAACAGGCTGAAAGGTGAGTCTAAAACGTACGTGGCTCAGGACAGTGATCCCTCCATGACGCAGACATTAGATAAACAGTTGACTATTCCTGGAAAGCTTGTATTGAAAGTAGGGGCTCAAGTAATGCTTTTGaaaaatatcaatgtatcgggtGGCCTGGTAAATGGAGCGAGAGGCGTGGTCGTTAATTTTCAGAATGGTGCACCGGTAGTTCAGTTTAAATCCGGTAGTCCGTATCACGTGAAACTACAGATATGGAATTTAAAAACTACATCGGGTTCCATTGTTCAAAGAAAACAAATTCCGCTGAACTTAGCATGGGCCTTTTCCATTCACAAAAGTCAAGGGTTAACTTTGGACTGCGTCGAAATGTGTCTGGCAAGAGTTTTTGATGCTGGGCAATCCTATGTAGCATTGTCTAGGGCACAAAGTTTACAATCCCTGAGGATCTTAGAATTTAATAGCCAACAAGTATGGGCCGATTCGGACGTGCTCGTGTTCTACAAAAGATTCCGACGAAATTTGCAAGAAATGGAAATGATTCCTTTAGGAAAAAAACAGAAGATCTGGTAG